ggcgccaaatcctgtgaggccaacagaatcgctgcagcagagcaacggagacaggccaggaaaagcagtgccagcaagtccccgacagccgccaccatcccctgtccacactgcgtcagaaccttccgggcgcggattggcctgaccagttatctgcgcacccacagagcccaacccacccacccccaggatgactagatggtcctcgtcgatcccgacggacgaaccacacatgtatgacagtttttgaccatgccatgtaggcagccatactccgttttcggggggtggtgcatactggatatgttcttgtttccataacgacccaccgaacgctgacatgtattacagtaatctttaacgtgcgtatttgatcatctgcttgcgttttcacacgaaggtggttcaggcacaaacaggtctcaacatatgtcgacctgggagatcggaaaaatctccaccttttacccaccaagtgctgttaccgagattggaacttgggatcctcagattgaaagtccaacgctttaaccactcggctattgcgcccgtcagaagaaagctctcggtgcctgtcacattgaccatcgccagtggtccgcagtagccgctgatcgagagacctggcgacgcaccatccaccaagctgtctcctccttcgaaaacaaccgcagggccagccttgaggacaaacgcaggaggaagaaccacgacgctgcagccgcgaacccagaccagactttcccttgcaaccgctgcggccgactctgcttttcccgcattggccttgtcagccatgagcgtgcctgcatcagacgtggacaacgcccttcctagatcttcgtcagcgaagccaggccatgattgcgcccgtcagatttcGTGANNNNNNNNNNNNNNNNNNNNNNNNNNNNNNNNNNNNNNNNNNNNNNNNNNNNNNNNNNNNNNNNNNNNNNNNNNNNNNNNNNNNNNNNNNNNNNNNNNNNCAGCTGATTTTTCCAGTGAAACTGACTTTGTAGAAAGGACGTGACGAGAGCGGAAACCGAACCCAGACTCACTGACACTGTATCGACAGATGAGTGtcagtcttaaccattctgccatcttccacaTCGTTCGTGAGTTGCAAAACCACGTTCACGTTCAGTTGTTTTTGCGGGTTGTGCCTTTTACTGGAACTGTAGATTCGTGGCTTCCAGCTACCTGTcagaaacacagaacagtacGCACATTCCTTCTTCGTGCAGTGCGGATAGTGATGGACTGGAAccatgtggagtggtggtctagagataacgcgtccgcctagaaagcgagagaatctgagggcgctggttcgaatcacggctcagccgccgatattttctccccctccactagaccttgagtggtggtctggacgctagtcattcggatgagacgataaaccgaggtcccgtgtgcagcatgcacttagcgcacgtaaaagaacccacggcaacaaaagggttgttcctggcaaaattctgtagaaaaatccacttcgataggaaaaacaaataaaactgcacgcaggaaaaaataccaaaaaattgggtggcgctgcagtgtagcgacgtgctctccctggggagagcagcccgaatttcacacagagaaatctgttgtgataaaaagaaatacaaatacagaatctGGAGGAGGACATCGTCAGAGCAGACTCTGCCAGCGCATTTACATCAGCGCTTAGCAAATTAACATCACCTGCCTCCTAAGAATCTAGACAGCAGAAGAGATTTTAACCAGTTTTTAAATCTGTAGATACCTGTTGTGGCTACAAATTGAGACCTGAATCTGTAGGACAGAATGTTAGGTCAGTGTGGTGGCctcaatatacttttatactattttGCGCTCTCCCTGTTCCGTCGCGTTGATAGCCAAAGCTTGGCTCCTGCGACGTATGCATCCAgttccagatccagatccagaattgTTCTTCCCTTCTGTGTTCTCTTCCCGGAGGAAATACACTTTTGCCCCGCCGCTGTCGAtgtgtttcagagtttgtttattcccattaactcttttgagtcttagagaaacaaggaaacatgacaataacaggatgacggccacagaggaagagcgaggataattttaaaagaagaaacaaaaggggggataatacaaatggggggaaaataaaatgaaataaaaggccatatgtaatcatcagtctggtacaatgcaataggaatagacaaatgcacagatcacaacttagatttacaatacggctctgtatctgactagttgagcctgaactgggaactgggggggggggggggggggttagttggagcatagcattaataatgacatggtgtaacaaaataaaatacacaataatttgcatgttattttagcacccatttgccagtaatactgggattggtttgatatatacaagagaaaaaaagacataaatacacacacacacacacatatatatatatatatatatacatacacatatatgacCATGCagttacaaatggatatgtacgggatgcggtgtcaaggttaacacaagtcattgttctaattcctattcaacaagtacagttaaggcataagtggcatagaatccggactgaaactggctcctaacgaaacacattaaaaccttctttaatgaacttagcaaaatttagtaactttttcttactactaacagacattaatgttgcatatttatggaagttgggacgtgttctgtaatacttaggtaaataatgcggagattttgaattgcaggacattccgtgacaaagtggtattcgtctcccactcgattcgtgtcacaaagatgacacaatcttgcttcttgtggtatgttcatgtgtcttcctttctcaattggtagtttgtgattacttgttctgagtttcaacattgggatgctatagcacaatggcaaaatgtctagataatTTTCAAAAGCTATGTGTCATGTAGTGCTATCCTAAGGGAAGCAACTGCTCCCAATACAATAACCTCTAGGATAGTCAAGAGTAAATTCCCTTACTTAGTCTCCACTGTGGCATCTCAGATTAGATGATAAACTGCAGCATGcccttagcacacgtaaaagaacccacggcaacaaaagggttgtctctggcaaaactctTTACTAAGGGAGAGGAACCTGAAATTCACACAACTTAAGAAATCTTTAGAAATCCAGCAGAAACTGCAGCATGcccttagcacacgtaaaagaacccacggcaacaaaagggttgtctctggcaaaactctTTACTAAGGGAGAGGAACCTGAAATTCACACAAGAAATCTTTAGAAATCCAGTGGTGATCTGGTGTCTCTGAGACTAGATGATAAACTACAGCATCCCCCTTAGCACACGCAAAATAACCtttggaaacaaaagggttgtccctggcaaaattctatcgaTAAATCAATTTtcatagtaaaacaaaaaaatatgcagtcagaaaaaagtagtaaaaaagaaaagaaaagaaaagaaagtggtgcTGCAAAGTGGCGAGGTGTTCTCCCTGGTGGAActgcctaaatttcacacagagaaatatgttgtgacaaaaatataatacaatgcaacacaaaatacaaatcaaACAATATTAAACGAAAAAGTGAAGTGCAAATAAAAACAAAGTCCAAAAATTCATTCAATGTTTATTTCATGAATAAATCAACAATAATTTCAACACAAGCGAACATCATACATAATAGTTTTACTATATGCCCAGCGAAAACATTTTACTCCTCAAGACCAACGCCACTTCTTTCTCAAGACGGCAGTCGTATCAGTTAGTGCGGCCTACGACATCACTCACTGCGTTCCGAATGCACAAATGAACACAGAGAATGAGACGCTTCGGAAATTCCCTTCTGTGACGTCACAGTTTGTGGGTATTTCGTCATTGTCGGCAACACACAATTCTGATAGAACTCCGGAGCGAGAAAGGAATGGCGGTGCTCAAATTGCACAAAACTGTGTCAATGCCAGAAGATAAATTCCAACGAACATCAAGTCAACCAAAATCTAaattactccctccctctccccagctTCTCCCACCAATCAGACAAAAATTGATACTTTCGTCATCTACCATTTCCgtcttttaaccccccccccccatccccccccaaaacacacaaaaaacccctaaTGATGGCGGTATCTCTTGTgggcctccctctcctccacacgcacccccacatccacatccaATCGGGCTAGGTGCAGATGAAGGTCACGACCCTCTGGGTCAAGGTCATCGAGCAGAAGGTCAATGTCCAAAGGTTCCACGTCCGGGAGGAAGCGGACCAGCGGAATTCCACTGTCGTCGATGAGAAACTTCTCGAAGTTCCAGATGATGTCGGAGGGGTAGATGGGGTCCCAGAAGGTTTCCTCCTTGGGGAAAGAGGCATGGGCGGCGGGTGGGCATTTGGACtgtgtcggacacacacacacacaatgtttgtttattttcgtaTGTGATGTGATtattaaggacacacacacacacacgcacaccagtaTCTGCCTGTTTTCGTTTGTGATCTTGATTGATTAATTAGGAAACAATTTAGAATTCTTATTGTCGTATCCTCTGTCCTTTTCGCAAACCAAAAACAGACCAGGTCTGTTTCGTGTCAACGCCGTGGAGTTGCTGACAGCCCAGCCGACTACAGCTAGAAAACTAAACGTAGTTTCCGGAGaacctgaagaaaaagaaaaaaaaaaaaacctggaaaaAGAAATTCAGGTTCCAGCACActcatattcatgcacataaacctaggaCATGCCTCTGGCGTTCATCATTCACTTGGTCAAAGATGAACAGACCtgttgatgcctgtgtgtgtgtgtgtgtgtgtgtgtgtgtgtgtgtgtgtaaccatcatcataataatcatcacaaccaccatcatcgtaTCAAAACACACCACCGTCTCCAGATAACCAATCACCTTGAGATAGGAGTACAACTTTAACTCGTTGGCCCCGTTGACGTGGGAGCGAGCAGTGAGGTTGAAGAGCGGAGTGAAGCCAGAGCCGGGCCGCACGTGCCTCAGGCCGTTCATCAGCTCCGTCCTGTTGGCGGCGGGCTCCTGGTGACCGAACTGGTCGCAGGGCACCGCCAGGAGGGCCTGCACGTGCCGTCCCTGCTGCTTCTCCATCAGTGCATTCAGCTGCAGGTACTGGTCCGTGAACCCTGCACGGAGGACACAGCGTCACACGGCTGCAGCAAcacatgggggttgggggtcagGTCTGAAACGTGGTGTGCTGTGGCGTGTGTTGCTGGAAGTTCGTGGTTTTGTGCtgattgtggttgtgttgttgtgtgttgttgattgtgtttggtagttgtgtgttagtggtgattgtgttgttgtgtgttggtagTAGTGTGTCGGTGGTGattatgttgttgtgtgttggtggtcgTGTGTTGGTGGtcgtgtgttggtgtttgtgctgTACTTGGGTGCTGTgtagtggttgtgtgttggtgctggtgttagGGTAGCGTTGCATTctgctgcattgcattgaattgtattgcattgctttttgtcacagcagatttctctgtgtgcgaAATTAGCACTGCTATCCCTTCGGTCGATAAATCACGAGGTCCCGCGTGTGCTGCAAGCATCCAGCACatgtaaaggaacccatggcaatagaAGCGATCAGAGGAACAGCAGTAATTGATCATTCCGTACCTAACAGTACACtatacaccccacacacccctcctcgccCTCAAACTGGAAAATCCAGCACTGATCTTTACAGAAGCGAATTTGACGTGAGCAAAGACACTTCAGCCAGGTTCAGGATGTCCGTGACTCCATCACTACCCTTTGCTTCCCTCAACACCAAAGACGCCTTCCGGCTGCTAATGGAATATTCATGAGGGGTGACTCGCTGAACTTCTTCCCCCAGCCAGAAATACCCGCCGGTGAGATTTTCAGTGTATATCGATACACTGCATTTGTCTCGTTTTTGTTAACCATTGGGGCTTATATGAATACagtgaaaataaaaataacagatCAGTTAGAATCACACCTCAGTTCACAATTCCCAGTGTTGAGAAAAATGGGTATGTGATGTTTttttcctcattaaaaaaaaaagagacttaacAATCCGAAATATATTTTCGCAAAACAccccaaaaagacagagagagggaaagtaatggagagacagacagacaatgagaggtGAGTCAAACACAAAGgagaggacatggagagagagagggaaagaaagaacgaaagaaagagcaaCAAAGAAAGGCAGGTAGGcaaagaccgacaggcagaccaccagacagaccgacaggcggaCCACCAGACAggcacaccaccagacagacagacaggcacaccaccagacagaccgacaggcacaccaccagacagaccgacaggcacaccaccagacagacagaccaccagacagaccgacaggcacaccaccagacagaccgacaggcacaccaccagacagaccgacaggcacacaccaccagacagaccgacaggcacaccaccagacagaccgacaggcacaccaccagacagaccgacaggcacacaccaccagacagaccgacaggcacaccaccagacagaccgacaggcacacaccaccagacagaccgacaggcacaccaccagacaggcagacaggcacaccaccagacagacagacaggcacaccaccacacagaccgacaggcacaccaccagacagaccgacaggcacaccaccagacagacaggcacaccaccagacagaccgacaggcacaccaccagacagacagacaggcacaccaccacacagaccgacaggcacaccaccagacagaccgacaggcacacCACCAGACCGACAggcacaccaccagacagaccgacaggcacaccaccagacagaccgacaggcacacCACCAGACCGACAggcacaccaccagacagactgacaggcacaccaccagacagaccgacaggcacacCACAAGACAGACCGaccaccagacagaccgacaggcacaccaccagacagaccgacaggcacaccaccagacagaccgacaggcacaccaccagacagaccgacaggcacaccaccagacagacagacaggcacaccaccagacaggcacaccaccagacagaccgacaggcagaccaccagacagactgacaggcacaccaccagacagaccgacaggcagaccaccagacagacagacaggcacaccaccagacaggcacaccaccagacagaccgacaggcagaccaccagacagacagacaggcacaccatcagacagacacagaccagcaGACAACGAGACACAGGGAAAGCCGGTCGCGGCATCACAGAACAGAATGACTCAGTGTCGGAGATCTCTGTGATAGAGGAGGGAGCCAcggacatacacacgcatacacaatttTATCATCACTGTCGGCACCGGCACAGCAGAGCCCATGACCTGCAAACCAGCCGCACGTTGCGCGCGTAAAAGCACccaggcaaaaaaagaaaaaaaaagaaaaaaagaaaaaaaaaaaagagcagtccGTTGGGGGTATATATTGTATATTCAGTTGGTTATCAGACTTCAGAGAGACCATAATACAGCTCCCTAGTGAGGTCAAGAATCACTAGCACTTTTTGACAAGAGATTTATCTCCAGTTCTTCAGCGAtgcccccaatcccctccccgcctcctcctccacaaagTGCTGGACTGGACTTATGAGATACTGTGAAAAAAAGTCCGTGGAAATAAATAAAGATGGATGGAGGACTgggagtgagaagggggtgggtgggtcatcGGGCTGCGGTAAaagcaaagacacaaacaaacaacaataaaaacaaaacaaaacgaacaaaaaacaacaacggtatTTCACCTTTGGTCGTTAATTTACTAAGACTACGTTATGTTGATTAATCAAAGCGAGCCAGTAGCTGccagccagttaccgtcagcctgacacagcaactcaCTGcaatcagacacagccagttgcttgCTATCAGCTACGGCGCTATCTggacagaagaaacagaaactaATATCATTTGGATTCACACTGCtggtatcattgaagagttccgtcccttcGACCAGCCCATAGTGTCATTTGTGCGCACGCCACAAACCAAACAGCTGGCTGGAGACGGCTGATGGCCAGTGTGAACACGTATTGCTTGCATACATGACGGGATTGCGCAAAATAACGTGCACACAATTTCTGAACAGTTGCTGTCGGCTAGCAACTGGCTGGACTTAATGTGAACGAACGCTGCCTTTGCGATAAAACCGACAACGCAACCTTTGTGACGCATTGATAGATCTATTccaatcctcctccctccccactccttcaCATTAACACCTTCAAAAAGGGATTTAGCGACGCAAACTTGCGTCCTTACAGATAAGATGACACTTATttttatgagacagagagaggggattgtaaagggatggggcagagagagggagaagggggagcagagagacggaggaagatagatagatagacagacaaatagagtgagagagagagagagagtcttgacatATCTATTGATCAGGCCTAtgacccatatcaacagaggATCACACATCTATAGGTGTCGTATGAAAATAACACAGCAATGATTGATAATGTACGTATTTCTGATTTGAAaagatttgttaaaaaaaaaaaaaaaaaaaaaaaaaaaaaaaaaaaaaaaaaagtggcgagacgtgtttgaacagttttgtttttgttagaaagtactacagagagacagacagacagagagagagagagagagagagagagagagagagagagagagagagagagagagagagagagagtgagtttgtgcgtgtatttgtgtgcatgcacgtgtgtgagcgagtgtgtgtgatcATGCGGACATCAacgtgtgtatgtccgtgtgcgGGCGAAGGGGTGGTATATatgagtgtactgtgtgtgtgtgtgtgtgtgtgtgtggtgagtgtataTTAATATACTCTTATTACAGCTGATATTGATTTCAGCAGGACACTGTGACGATCTGTACAACACATTTCACCTATTATTGGTCTCATGTATTCCTTTTTCAGTTGACAAAATGGTTCGATCATTTTCAGATCCTGTCAcaatactctctgtgtgtgtgtgtgtgtgtgtgtgtgtgtgtgtgtgtgtttgttgtgtgtgcgctcgcgcgcgtgtacgCGCGCGTTCGTACACGTTTTGCTGTTATGTATTAATGTGTTCGTGTGAGAaaaagtgagtgtgcgtgtttacTGAGGGTCGGGGTAGGGGCTGGggaaggtgtgtgcgtgcgtgtgtgtgtgtgtgtgtgtgtgtgtgtgtgtgtgtgtgtgtgtgtgtgtgtgtgtgtgtgtgtgtgcgtgcgtgcgtgcgtgcatgtgcgcgtgtgcatgcgcctgtgtgtgtgtgtgtgcatgcgcctgtgtgtgtgtgtgtgtgtgtgtgcgcgtgtgcatgcgcctgtgtgtgtgtgtgtgtgtgtgtgtgtgtgtgtgtgtgtgtgtgtgtgtgtgtgtgcatgcgcctgtgtgtgtgtgcgcgtgcgcctgtgtgtgtgtatgcgcgcgcgtgtgcatgcctctctgtgtgtgagtgtgtgtgtgtgtgtgtgtgtgcgcgcgcgccctatAAAGATAAAATGAATTGGTCCCAAGG
The DNA window shown above is from Babylonia areolata isolate BAREFJ2019XMU chromosome 29, ASM4173473v1, whole genome shotgun sequence and carries:
- the LOC143274837 gene encoding glutathione peroxidase 6-like → MEKQQGRHVQALLAVPCDQFGHQEPAANRTELMNGLRHVRPGSGFTPLFNLTARSHVNGANELKLYSYLKSKCPPAAHASFPKEETFWDPIYPSDIIWNFEKFLIDDSGIPLVRFLPDVEPLDIDLLLDDLDPEGRDLHLHLARLDVDVGVRVEEREAHKRYRHH